The sequence gaatgcctgaggctACGAACAAGAATCAATATAGCCAAGACCCTACTTgagacttttagcttccagactGTGAAAAGacacatttctgttgtttaaagccacccacttgtggcatttgggttacagcagcactagatgactaagacaagctgtATTCCACAAATTCTGATATGTGTTTTCATTATAATTCActccaaaatgttttcttattttccttttaatttcctctttgacCTAGAGTTTATTCAGAAGTATACTGTTTAACtgcctgtgttgtgcagatgacacaaccttgctttctgaaagtaaaGCGGACTTAAAGcgaatactgatgaagatcaaagaccatagccttcgggatggattaaacctcaacataaagaaaacaaatatcctcacaactgcaccaataagcaacatcatgataaacagaaaaaaaattgaagttgtcaaagatttcattttacttaaggatccacaatcaacacccacggaagcagcagtcaagaaatcaaaagacagatggcattgggcaaatcggctgcaaaaaaacctcttaaaagtgttgaaaagcaaagatgtcaccttgaagactaaggtgcacctgacccaagccattgttttttcaatcacctcacatgcaagtgaaagctggacgatgaataaggaagacctaagaagaattgacgcctttgaactttggtgctggagaagaatactgaatataccatggactgccagaagaacaaacaaatctgtcttggaagaagtatgaccagactgctccttagaagcaaggatggcaagactatgtctcacatactttggccatgttgtcaggagggatcagtccctggagaaggacaacatgcttggtaaagtaaagggtcagcggaaaagaggaagaccctcaaggagatggactgacacagcggtttCGACACCGGGCTTAAGCGTAACAGCGAtgctgaggatggcgcagggccgggcagtgttttgttctgttgtgcgtagggttgctacaggtcggaatcaactcgacggcaccgaccaacaacaacaacatactgtttAATTTCCAAACACTTGGGGATCTTCCGGCTCACTCTTTGTTATTAATTTCCAATCAAGTCCCAGTGTGGTGAGGGAACGTACTCTGTATTATTTCCGTCCTTTTAAATTACTGAGACCTGTTTAGCGGCCCAGCTTGGAGTCTACCCTGATGAAAGTTCCATGTTCACTTGTAAAGACTGTGTATCCTCTAATCATTCGGTggaatgttcaataaatgtccaTTAGGTCAGGCTGGTTGACACTGTTGTTCAAGTCTTCCATTGTCCTTACTGGTTTCGTGTTTCCTTTCGCTACCCATCAGAGAGAGAGcagtgttgaaatctcctactgtcATTATGAATTTGATTATCTCTCTTCTCGGTTTTGTGAGGTTTTGCTTCATGTCTTTTAAAGACCGGTGCATAGGTGTTTAGGATTTTTCATGCCTTCTTGATGACCCATCCCTTTACTATTATGAAATATCCTTCTTATCTCTGGAACATTCCTTGTTCTgaagtctactctgtcttacacaaTCATTTGACCATGACTCCAAATTTGCTTTAAAGATCCAAATATCCCCTTCTGTCTTTGCTTAACAGTGTTTTTGCATTACCAACCCTTCTGACTAGAAGTAGAAATCATCCTAATATAAAACCGAGGAGGATCAATGAACTAGTCGTTTCCCACCACCTGTCCCAAAGAAAGGTAACTCACTAAACTAGAATTTTAAGCCAATCCCCCCACCCCAGGAGACACCCCTCCAACACTCATTATACAGCAACAAGAAAGGTTTATCGAAAGGTCAAAAATAGTGTCTTTCCACATCAAGGATAGTTTTCAAGGTTAGGATAAAATTACGGCCTAGGTTACAAACATGTCTACATCACACAGGAGGTTTAATTCATAAATATCTGCTTCCAACTCCACAGTGGGCACTACAGCCTAAAGAATAGAGTGGTAATGGATGAATAAAACACTTCGCAGCAGAGGGTAGGGACCACCTACCCTCCTTCATTAGTGTCCCCTGTGCCAGAAGGACTGAGGTCTGGGTTGGACCTCCAGGGTCAGGACCACACAGTACCTGTCTGAAGCAGGGAAGGCAGGTCCTGCTGGCTGTGGGAGTGAAGGCGCCTCTAGAGAACATAGCATTGGTGAGAGGTGCCAGCGTCACGAGCCTTCCTCCCATATCTTTCCAGGGCTGAGCCACACTGTCCTGGCTTTGGGCACTGGTGCTACTGGGTCACCATGTTCAGGTACTTGGGGGTAACCGTAACCCTTTGTAAGGAACAGTCATTTATTGCCAAGCATTCAAATGTACTGTAGCATTTTCCCCTGGGAGGAGAAGAGAAACACCACCCCTAAAACATACCATGTACCCAAATTCAATAGATGAAATCTTGGCCTGTACGATGGACCAGAGCCCCCAGAAGAAATGGGATGCAAGGGCGAACCTGCAATTACAGAAGCAAGAGTCACACGTGAGACCAGTGGTGTCGGTTACAGGACTCAAGTAATAGTTTCACGCTCGATGGACATTTTAACTTATCTACAAAGTTTGTCTCCCCTGGTAATGTCAGTGGGGCTATATTCTCCCCTCCCCGCACCTGTAGCCAGTGACGGGGGACTCGCAGGTGCGAACACACTCAACTGCCTTCCCATCCACATGAAATCGCCTGCCCAGGACTCAGAGGAAGGCCCCTGTGGCCAGGCTGGTAAACTCTTGGCCTACGCACAGGGATAGAGACCACCTTGGCTACGAAGAGCACACAGCATCACACCCTTTACAACATATTATGTAACCAGTGTCGGGGGAAAGCAGGCCCAACTGCTGCCTCTCCCTAGAGCCAGGAATGAAGCTCTCACTCCCTGGCTAGAGAGGTCTCCTTGAGTCCCACCCTCATCCCATCCCCACTTCCTCTCCCACAGAAGTGAAGCAGAGGGGTTGAGAGCTGGAGCCACGCCATCACCTACAGGCTGCACCAAGCCCCTCTGTCACTGACAGTCCAAGCTCAACTCAAAAAAATACGTTTCGGGTTCATTCAGTCAAACAAAGTTCTAAGGAACGATGGCTTTAGTATCCTCACCAAACCCTCCTCTTTGGGTTTTTCATGCTGTCCCAGGAACTCAAGGTCCCCAGCCCCTCACTAGAGTCCCTTGTGCTGCCCTTCCTGTCTGGGTCCTCCAGACCCATTTGTCCACTTGCACCCATTCAAGAAACGGAAAGGGAAGACCTACATGGCAGGTGGCGCCTGGGGGAGGCGATGCTGGCAGCGTGCCCAACGAGGGGTGTGAACGCTTTGGGAGACCGTGACAAGGAAGCAGGGCAAACAGAACAAACAAGATGGGCCAAAGTTACCAAAACAGCTAGTTTACTGGATGATTTCATAGGAGACTCAGAAGAACAAGGATAACCCATGGCACGCTTCACTGAAGAGACAGGTATGAATAAACGCCTCTGCAGAACCTTTTGGAGTCTCTGGGGCTGTGCTTTGGGAAATCAAAGCCTTGTGCCAGAGGTCAGCAGACAGTCTCTTAAGGCAAGACTTAAAACCAGCACACAGGGTTTGGACCATTTTCGAGGAGGCACCAGCGCGTGTTAAGTGGTGCTCACTGCTCCACGGGCATCTGCCAAGAACACAGCGACACGAGCTCACTGGCCCGTCTGGCAGAGCCTTTGTATATGGAGTCTTTATGCACAGATCAGGGTTTGCAACTCAGCCAAGCAGCATGACCTTCCTGTTTTCCTTAGTGCTGGACCCTGAACGCGGACGGCTCTGAGCAATCTCAGCAACCGTGGGAAAGCACCAAATTCTCTACCTTCGACAAAGTACAAGTCCTAGAGATGTATGGTTATGAAGAAGCTCCCAAAATACTCACAACTGCAAGGAGGCACCCCAAATATATTCTATGTAGAggtaagctaggagccctggtggcacagtgattaagagctcagctgccaaccaaaatgttcacagttcgaattcaccagccactccctggaaaccctatggagcagttctactttatcctatagggtctctatgagtcggaatggactccacagcaatgaggtttttttttttttcttggtttagagATAAGCTATCTTCACAAAtcaaaaaaggaaacaattaCCTGTTGACTTCAAGCAACATTTCTTCTTCTATAATGGACTTCTCTTCATTACTGaggtttttaaattcattttggaATGCGGCCAAGTAATGGGAAATAAAATGgagctaaaagaaaataaataactgtGTTAGGCTCAATGCTGGTCCAAAACAGACTCTACCAATAGCTGCCACAAAGCACACACACCCCGTGACCTCTGCGGATCACTGAAAGCGTGGACAAGACTGGCAGGGGTGATCGCTGCCGCAGGTGCAGGCATCCAGAAGCTCACCTTAGCTAGCAGTAGGCACCATTTCATGGTCTCTACTAAGCCAGCTGACAGAGAGGCGGTAGACTTGACGTGGGATTGCTGGCAAGACAGTtacaggaaactaaaaaaaaaaaaaaaactagctactAGTAATTCTGTAGAGAAAGTAATTCAGGTAGAATCCTCTTTCTCATCTGATCTGCAGGTATGATTTTTGCTGAACAAGCTCAGAGGAGGGCAAGCCTACATCATGCCTTTCCCAGACTGGCTGGTATTCCAAGTGAGCTGCCACAACTGTGCCAGTCCCGAGGCTTAGGGTCCCCTGAAATTTGTCCGCTTGAGAACCGGACCACACAATTCAAGGGTTCCTTCCAACTCTGAGACACCATGATGATTTACACACAGACATGGAGCTAATAAACTGGACACATTTAATTTCAATTTGAAGAAGAGATGGTTTGCCTATGGCCCTGCCAAGTTCCACCTGTAGTCTACATATGAATTAGTATTTATAAGGTTCCTTGTTCttgaatggaaatcctggtggcgcagtcgttaagtcgttaagtgctacagcggctaaccaaagggtgagcagttcgaatctaccaggcgctccttggaaactctatggggcagttctactctgtcccgtagggtcgctacgagtcggaatcgactcgacggcactgggtttggcggTTTGGTTCTTTCTTGAATACGGCATATTATATCAAAAGACAGTAGTACACAGTAAACCACCGCTCTCTTTCTTTCGTAAATAAAAAGGAGCCATCAGTCAGTTAATTTTCCCTGTGAGAACCCTCATCAATTAGTCACCTACTTGGAAGGCCAACAGTTCCTCCTCTACTACCTTTCCCACTCTCTCCTCTTCTACCTCTGTCTCTAAAACTGGCTTTCATAcactccaccacctccaccacaggAAGTATGGCTTAAGTTCAAGCACTGCCCTGGATAGAGGCCCTAGAAGGGGCTAACCCTGAAGTAAACCTGCCATAGAAAGATGATTCCTGAGGTCTATTAAATTCTGTGTCTTCCAagcatttgtttttttgcatATTAACTCACAcaatcctcacaacaacaaaaCGTTTGCCTGAGGGAACAGAAGCACAGGACATTCAGCAGGCTGCACAGCCAGCAGTGGCAGGTCTCGGGTTCAAATCCAGGCAGGCTAGTTTTAGAGCCCATGCTTTGGACCACAACACTACATGGTTTATTTTTGGGAAACACTAAATGCTGAAATTACAAACAAAGAGATAGAACACTTGAATAGATCAATATCTTAGTGAAATAACTGGTGACCCTTTCTCCCCAGAAGTTCTAGGCCCAGGCTGTTTTACAGAGAagatctaccaaactttcaaagaacatACAGTCTTCATCTTATATAAATCTGTTCCAGGAAATAAAAAGGGAGAGAGATGCCCAGTTCATTTTATGAGACTAGTATAATTTTTTATTCCAAAAGCAGATacgaataatttttaaaatgaacatcATTGTAGGCCCATCTCATACATAAACACAGGTGTAGAACTCCTAAACTGTCACCTAACTGGACCCAACTGAACATTACAAAATAACATAACTCATTTAAACAGAGTTTATCTCAGGAATTCAAGGATGGTTTAACAGTTTAAAATATCTCaatggattaaaagaaaaaaaaaatacaaggttaCCTCAATAGAAGCAGAAAAGGTATTATTTGATAAAGATCAACATCTATATGCTTTTAAAAACCTCTCAGAAAACAGCAGGGAATTTGCTTAAATTTACACAGCTGTAAAATTTTAGCAGTTATAAAATTCTGTCTTTCATTATAATGAAATCTGTCTTCTTACTGGAAATTTCTCCTTACTGGTTTGAAAGCTCTAACCTCTACCTAGAGGTATCCAGTTTTTATAAAAATCCAACTTCtcttccaccggctgctcctgactctgactcacggcaaccccacgtgtgtcagggcagaactgcgcCCCACGTGGCTTCTGATGACTAATTGTTCAGCGGTACATCAGCGggtctttcctctgaggcaccttccggtgagcagctgagctcgttCACCATCTGCAGCACCCAGGGCTCTCTAATTTCTCTTCAGCACAGCGATAGCTCAAACACCTACGACTGCTATTGTGCTCTCTCTTCCCCAGGCTGAGCAGCCCCACTTTCCCCTACTCTCCCTTTTCACACAGTATGACCTTGAGGTCCAGAATCACCCAGGCCACGGTGCTCTGGGCACACTAAAGTTCACCACAGTCGGCCTTAAGAAATGGCAGTTTCTGGCCCCTCAGCAGCTCTGCACTGGACCAGCATCCCTACTGGGCCACCCACCGAAGGCTCCTATCACAGTGCCTGCCTGAGTGGGTGCTGCATGAATTACAGGAGCACCTAAAGGCACCCCTGCCCTCATCACCCTTGACCTCTGTGTGAAACAATTCTGACCACCAAGGGAGGGCATTCAGGGGAGAGGTTACGCAGTAAGGGGGTCACTGAGGGCAGGTGGAGCTGCCTTGTCCATGCTCAGAGGCAGGCTTGGTGCTCAGAAGGAAATTCTCACAAGAAGTGATTCTCCACACAATCGCTGGACTCCCACACTGAGGAAGAGGAAACGGGACTGCTAGCACCACAGGCATTTCATTTCCTCCAGTTACAGATCGTGGTGCCCGGCACATTACTTCTCTCTGCACGGCATGAAATGAACAGAGGAAGGTCAGTGGCCTCCAAAGAGAAGGCCAGGAAGCAGAACAGAGGCTGGGCTTTCTGGAAAAAAACGAGAGGGAACTACAAAAAAAAGCTTTGCTTCTCCCTGACTGAATACAGCTCTCTCTGGCACGGAGGTAAAAAGCTGGGCTCAAATGACCAAGTTTGCTTCTAcgtttaacagaaaaaaataacattcaAAACAAAAGGGTTTGCTTCACCATGCTACACATTAAAAAAGAGCATCTCTGTCATCTTCAACCCTGAAACCATAAcccgaaaatatcccctgaaggcttctttaaaccaaacaacagtctgGCTAATATCCAGTAAAGACTGCCCACTGTAAgctttgtgcttttttaaaaaacttagctggtgtgtgccgtggagtcgattccgactcatagcgaccctataggacaaaatagaactgccccatagggcttcctagggtgtaatctttaagggagcatatcaccaggtcttttatctcatggagcagctggtgggcttgaatcactgacctttcggttagcagccaagcacttaaccattgcgccaccagggctccttactatatgggatcaaattgttaACTGCAACTCAAAAGGTCAAATAGGAAGCTTAGGAGGGAGTGAGTTTATGTCCATAGGGAAGAACAAActggaaaaggagggcgagaattgCTGCAGAATTTGAAGCATGTAACTGACGCCACTGAATACTACACACAGAaatcgttgaattggtgtacgttttgctgtgttttcaaccaccacaaaaaaaaattaaaagagcttCTCTAAAAATTAAGATGTAATTCTAACTGCATGAAATTGACTTAGATAATTTCCTATCAAGTCTCTAAAAACAAGCTTCCTACCTGTTGTTTCCTGGTGGGGTACTTCCGGATGTTTGCTTTGAAAAGAGGGTACTTTTCATAGTTATAATCGTACATCCATTCACAGAAATGATTCCCAATGTCGAATCCCCTAAAATACGAGGTGAGAGAGGACACGGCCTGAGGCAAGCTGCTGGGCCAGGAGGCTCCCAGCTTACAGGGGAGAAGAGTCTGGGTCATGAGCACCCGCCCAGAACCCGCTGGACTTCCCGGCTTTACAAGAGCATGACTGCTTTCACCACAGGACAGCCCACTGGGGGCTGATCAGAGTCACATCTGCTGAAGCCATACAGGTGCCACCTGAGCCACTACTCGGGCTCCGCATGTTCAGGAGCGCCCTCTGCAGCCAGGACTTCTAGGAAAGGGTTtcagaagcaaaagaaaacacagaTTCTGGATTTTAACTCTTCCTCCCCACTCCCGCTTACGCACTGAGCCAAGgacagggggctggggctgcctcTTCACACAGGCACCACAGGCCACCCAGATGAACGCTTTAGCTCCCAGGGGGAGAGACTTCAACTGGGCTTGGTATTTTCACCTACTCTCTCCCCTAGCTGTTTCATCAAAGAATCAAGACAGGGGAACCCCTGGAATGAAGGATCCACTTGCACACCCCACCTGTAGTTGTAGCTGCTGTATTCAAAGTCTATCAGCATCAGCTTCTGTTTCTCAGAGTCTTCCCGGCCTTCCAGCAGTAAGATGTTACCTGCAAGAAGGTTTGGGCTTTTTACTCTGTACGTGTTTGGTCACAGCATGCTCCAGCCCTagaagagcagagcagagcaaagCGGTTTGGATCCTTTCAGGGGATCCTAACAATGCAGCCACCAACGTCGGCTCTCGGTCACCGCAGAAAGGGTGCCAGAGCACCTGTCAGGGTAGCTCCCGAGCAGCCTGCCTGGCTCTCACAGGTACCTGGTCTCTCGTCCAGTTTTCTAGGGCGGTGCTGCCCAACCCTTCACATGGTGACACAAAGGACACTGCTGGCATGCTGGAGTTCTGGCTGCCTCAGGGGCCACCAGCGGCCCTGAGGCCCGGCTGGCCCCTGGGAAGCTCAACAAAGATGCCAGCTGGAGCTCAGCTGCCACAGAGCCACGGTGGCCACGCTCTGGCCCACTGCCCTgtccttgtctgttttccttcccaACAAGGAGGCCACCAGCAGCACTCTTGCCACGGTATTTCCTTTAGTGCCAAGTCCTGGGCCAAAAGTGAGCTGAGCACCAGACTGGCTCTTCAGGCACACTCTACATGACACACAATGTCTGGGTACCACCCCCCAAGTAAACAAGCCAACGGAAACCACGCACAGTAAATGCAGCATGGGGTGGGCGGGAGGGTGGCAAACACTGGTGAGGGTCTCTGAAAAGCTCCCAGGCTCTTCAGCATACTTCTTCTGTTTTCAGTAGCAACTCAAAGGAGAACTTGAAGTAGACGCCCAAAGCAGCCAAGTAAACATACACCCTATTCTTTCTACACTTTGCCATCACTTGAGCCAAACCTCTCGGCGACACCTGTGCAGTTTATTGGCCCACTTCCAGAAGGGCAACGCACACGGCTACAGCTGAAATTTCCATCCCATGCTTGACCTGAGACTTCTGCCTCCCAGCTTAAACTAATTATTATCGACAGGGGgctattctcaaaaataaaaacaaaatggtgACCCTGGCAAGGCAGGGCCTGCGGCTGAACCTCAGCTGCAGCTAGGGAGGGCAAGGACAAAAGCACAAAGCAGCAGCCGCATCGAGGAGAAGCCAGCAGCATAGCTGCGAGCGGTGCAGTCTGTGGGAACCTCTGGTTAGATGAAGTCGGAATGCCTGCTGGGCGATGTTCTGGCACAGTAAGGGATACGATGGCACTGGAGCTTTCTAAAGCAGAGGACCCCAATGTCATTGCCAGCCCAGGGAACCGAGAGAactgagaagagaggagaggcttTGCTAGGCTGCCATGTGCTGCGTGGTGTGCAAGGGAAAGGCCAGCACTGATTCAGGAGGCTATCTTGTTTCTTAATTGTTTTTTCAGATTAAAAAGGTCATAGATGTTCACCGTGAAGAtttaaacactgaaaaaaagCACAACTTAGAAAGTTTATGTTCCTATTCTCCACCCCCGGTTAGtgaaaattcagatttttttctatGAATATATTTTTTACACAAAGGGATGATACCCTACATGTTTTTCTGAAAGtagtttttttcctcttaatttatCCTGGAGCTCTTTCTGTTGCCTGTCTAACATGGTCTCATCTGTTTTAACAGATACACAGTACTTCATTGTGTGGCTGTGCCGTCATCAACACTGGAGGTAATCTTGTAAACATGGGCACAAGCCCCATCTTAGTGTAACAGGAAGCAATTCTTACCTTCTTGACAGTCATTGtgacaaaatacaactggagacgGAGTGGATTCAAGCAGTGATCTGGAAAAGGAAGGCGTCACTATCACACATCACACTTCTGAGATGCCAACAGCCGCACTCGCCCAGCATGCACGGCACTGACTGGTGTGCCACGCCAACCCACAGCCCAGGTATACTTCTCATGGAGAACAGTACTATCACGTGACACCGGTTCTATCGTGACTCCAACTACCACTACCACGTGTCTCCCCGCAGGCCCTCTGCAGGTGCTGCTGCTCTGCCTGGAGCCCTCCCCTTCCTCACCCCCAGGTCTTGGCCTGCACAGCTCCCCTCGCTGAGCCCTCTGCCCACCCAAGCCCACTGGGAACCGCCCCGCCTTGGTCTCCATTTTGGCCTCTGGTTTCCTCCGTAGCATTCATCACGATTTGACGTGATTTTATGTGTTTCCTTGGTTTCTGTCTCTCCCAATAAAACAGAGGCCCCTTTGTCTTGGTCACCACTTCCTCAGCCCCAACCCTAACGCCCAACACAGTAGAAACTCCAATATTTGAGTAATGAAAGGTGTAAATACCTGTCAGAGGAGGTATGTGAGGACCTAGCCTCATGCTGAAGACAGTACAGCAGCCTCTGCTCAGAGGAGACCAGGACTGAGATTCCCACTGGTCCCCCCAGAGCTCAGTTTAACCGTTTCCTTCATCGGCTTAACAATGGCCCACCTGCCCCGTGATTTTCCCTATTGCCCTCCACCAACCCATTCCCTTGGCTTAAAATCACCTGAAATTTTACTTCCTCCACAAAACCTCCATGGACTGACTGGAGGAGAAGTGACagcatttgcataaaaataatgcCAGATGACAACATTCACCCGTTTAAATTCTCtgccaaagcacaataaaatgccGGACACAGGAATGCTTAATCAATGTGCCCTGCAGACAGTTTGAGTTGACTAAGAACATACAAATTTCTGGACAAATGTTAACGACTAAGTCAGAAAATGAAAGCAGATGCTCACCTCAGGTTTTCCATTTCCAAAGGCAGGTTGTAACTGAGGAGTTTGTGTAGTTTCAGTCTGGATTCCCCGGTAAATTTGATTCTCAGCACTTGATTTAGATATCTTTGCCAAAAAAGGGAACAAAGGATCAGTGCACAACACACTCAGGCCTGTTCCTGGGGTTTCAGTTAAACATTAACACCAGAACGGGCACACCGCAGTGGGAGGGGGGTTCGCTGCGTTGCAGGAAGTCCATTTACTGCCCACCCACCCTTGTGACTGCATCTCTGCAAACAAGTCTTTCCTGATTCAGAGATTAATTTAAGAGATGAACAGAGCCTGCTGGCAGCTGGCATCTCCCAGAGTCAGAGGATGACCTTTGCCCATAAGCTTTGCCTACTACGGTGGCTCAGGTGCTCGAGTTGGGCACTTCCAGGCACTTCTGTGCCACTAATGGAAGCTGAGTTAGGACCAGGTGAGCGGACCACTTACTTTTCCATTGTTCCAAAAAGCCACTTTGGTTCCTTATTGAATGGCATTTTCATACCATGAAATGTGGCCATTTTCTCAGCTACTTCTGCAGAAATATCTGGTAAACTTAATTCTTCAGTATCTAATCGTCGGCTCTGGAATGAAAAAGGGAGGTAGAAAATGGCActtacccagaagcatctcacaacatggatgaatctggaaggcattttgctgagtgagtAAGTCAATTATAAAGCGACAAACATTATataaccactactataaaaactcacaaaaaggttttacaaacaaaaagaaacaatctttgatggttctgagggaggggaggggcagggatggaaaaacactaaatagacaataggtaagtgataactctggtgaagggtaagatagtacacaatactggggaagcccgcacaacttgtccaaggcaaggtcatggaagctccacagacacatccaaacgccCTGAGCGACGGAATTACTGCGCTGAGGGCTGTGGCTActgtggtctcggggaacatctagctcagttgccataacacagtttattaacaaagtgttctacattctactttggtgagtagcgtctggggtcttgaaagcttgtgagcagccatctaagatactccactgttctcaccctgtctggagcaaggaagaatgaagaaagcaaaagacacgagggaaaggttagtctgaaggactaatggaccacaagtactacagcctccaccagactgagtccagcacaactagatggtgcccagctaccatcactgactgctctgacacggaccacaatagagggtcccagacagagctccacaaagatgtagaacaaaattctaactcacgagaaaaaaaagactagacttactggtctgacagagactggagaaaccctgacagtatggccccctaATACCCTTtaactcagtgatgaagtcactcccaaggttcacacttcagccaaaggttagacaggcccataagacaaaataagactaaaggggcacaccagatcaggggcaagaactagaaggcaggaggggacaggaaaattggtaatagggaacccaaggttgagaacgggagagtgttgacatgttgtggagctggtaaccaatgtcacaaaacaatatgtgtactaattgtttaatgggaagctAGGTGGTTCTAttaacattcatctaaagtacaataataagaaaagaaaatggcacTTACCTGAGTGGCCTAAAACATCGACCTTACAGTTCTAAGAACTAGCATCAGTTTTTACAGGGCATCTAACTCCCACTCAACGCCCAAAATTCCCTTAGGAATGGCTATGGTGCCCAGCAGTCGCTACAGTTCTTTCACGACTGAGTGGTAGGCCACCTCCTGCCAGTCACACATGCACGCTACACAGGGTGGCCTCTCGTGTACACGACACCACAGGGCAGGGGATGGTCTTAGTCCTGGGGAAGCTGACCACTCAGGTAAGAGGGGAATCCATTCTCAAATTTCCAAGCCTGGCTGGGAGTGGAAGGCAGACCAGCGAGGATCAGTACCACCAACCACACAAGTTAGCTCTGAGGGACCAGCATCGCCCTTCAGGGGCATGTTTCATGAGAACTCTTGAGAGCCAGGTGTGAGGAAGGGGCAGGGCCATACTTCAGATACAACACAGACTCTACGAGAGGGCACCCTGCTAGATTTAA comes from Elephas maximus indicus isolate mEleMax1 chromosome 7, mEleMax1 primary haplotype, whole genome shotgun sequence and encodes:
- the CHKA gene encoding choline kinase alpha isoform X3, with translation MKTKFCNGGEAEPSPLGLLLSCGGGSAAPAPGVGPQRDAASDREPKQLGGRQPPLALPPPPPPPLPLPPPPPAADEQPDPRTRRKAYLWCKEFLPGAWRSLREDQFHISVIRGGLSNMLFQCSLPDTVAAVADEPRKVLLRLYGAILQMVFLIKLWNGKRSCNKEGSEQAQKENEFQGAEAMVLESVMFAILAERSLGPKLYGIFPQGRLEQFIPSRRLDTEELSLPDISAEVAEKMATFHGMKMPFNKEPKWLFGTMEKYLNQVLRIKFTGESRLKLHKLLSYNLPLEMENLRSLLESTPSPVVFCHNDCQEGNILLLEGREDSEKQKLMLIDFEYSSYNYRGFDIGNHFCEWMYDYNYEKYPLFKANIRKYPTRKQQREVMCRAPRSVTGGNEMPVVLAVPFPLPQCGSPAIVWRITSCENFLLSTKPASEHGQGSSTCPQ
- the CHKA gene encoding choline kinase alpha isoform X4 yields the protein MKTKFCNGGEAEPSPLGLLLSCGGGSAAPAPGVGPQRDAASDREPKQLGGRQPPLALPPPPPPPLPLPPPPPAADEQPDPRTRRKAYLWCKEFLPGAWRSLREDQFHISVIRGGLSNMLFQCSLPDTVAAVADEPRKVLLRLYGAILQMGAEAMVLESVMFAILAERSLGPKLYGIFPQGRLEQFIPSRRLDTEELSLPDISAEVAEKMATFHGMKMPFNKEPKWLFGTMEKYLNQVLRIKFTGESRLKLHKLLSYNLPLEMENLRSLLESTPSPVVFCHNDCQEGNILLLEGREDSEKQKLMLIDFEYSSYNYRGFDIGNHFCEWMYDYNYEKYPLFKANIRKYPTRKQQLHFISHYLAAFQNEFKNLSNEEKSIIEEEMLLEVNRFALASHFFWGLWSIVQAKISSIEFGYMEYAQARFDAYFDQKRKLGV
- the CHKA gene encoding choline kinase alpha isoform X2, which gives rise to MKTKFCNGGEAEPSPLGLLLSCGGGSAAPAPGVGPQRDAASDREPKQLGGRQPPLALPPPPPPPLPLPPPPPAADEQPDPRTRRKAYLWCKEFLPGAWRSLREDQFHISVIRGGLSNMLFQCSLPDTVAAVADEPRKVLLRLYGAILQMRSCNKEGSEQAQKENEFQGAEAMVLESVMFAILAERSLGPKLYGIFPQGRLEQFIPSRRLDTEELSLPDISAEVAEKMATFHGMKMPFNKEPKWLFGTMEKYLNQVLRIKFTGESRLKLHKLLSYNLPLEMENLRSLLESTPSPVVFCHNDCQEGNILLLEGREDSEKQKLMLIDFEYSSYNYRGFDIGNHFCEWMYDYNYEKYPLFKANIRKYPTRKQQLHFISHYLAAFQNEFKNLSNEEKSIIEEEMLLEVNRFALASHFFWGLWSIVQAKISSIEFGYMEYAQARFDAYFDQKRKLGV